In Thermococcus chitonophagus, the genomic stretch AATTCTTGGATGTACTGGTATGTCTACAATTGGAGTTGCCGGCTTGCTTTCTAAGCGGGTTAATGTTCCTATTGTTGATCCGGTCGTAGCCTCTGGGGCAATGACTCTTGCAATTCTGAAGAATATAGATGCATGGAGGTGATTAATTTGAGAATAAAAATCAATGAAGAAATGGCTGAATTTGCCGTAATTGGAGGAGCATTTTTTGGTGGAGGGGGTGGAGGAAACATTGAATTAGGTCTCAGACATGCCAAACTTGCCTTGGAACTGGGTGATGTAGTGTTAGTAGATATAGATGACTTACCCCAGGATAGTACCATAGTTACCGTATCCCTTGTGGGTGCGCCCTCGTCCAAGGAGGCATTTGTTACACCATCTCACATGATCAAGGCTTTTGAGTGTATGAAAGATGAGATTGGGGAGATCGCTGGAGTTATAACTTCCGAAAATGGTGGATACTCCACGATTAATGGATGGATTCAAGCTGCTGTTTTCGAAATTCCTGTGGTCGATGCGCCTGCTGATGGAAGAGCGCATCCTACTGGAGTTATGGGTTCTTTAGGCTTACACAATCTCCCTGGCTATGTTTCAACCCAAGTGGGTGTTGGAGGTAATCGGGAAAAAGGTAAGTATGTGGAGGTTGTTGCAAAGGGGAGTGTTTTATCAACATCTAGGATAATTAGGGAAGCAGCAGTTGAGGCAGGTGGCCTTATAGCTGTTGTTAGGAACCCTGTTTCTGTTAAATACGTGAAGGAAAATGCTGCCCTAGGAGCTATTAAAAAGGCAATAGATGTCGGAAAGATAATTCTTCGGTATAAGGAAGACCCTGGGAAAATGGCAGAGGAACTGTGTTCAAAACTTGGTGGTAAGGTTGTAGGAGAGGGGAGGGTAGTTAAATATTGGCTCGAAAGTCGGGGTGGATTTGATATAGGGAGGATAATAATTGCAGATGAGAATAGGCGCGAGGTCGAATTAGTTTTCTGGAATGAGTTCATGAAATTACAAAGCAATGGAATAGAACTTGCTAAGTTCCCAGATCTAATAGTTTTATTAGATAAGCAAACAGGACTACCACTGACATCTGCAGAAGTTAAAGTTGGTGATCAGGTTATCGTTCTCATAGTTCCAAAGGAAAAGATACCCTTGGGATCTGGGGTTTTAGATCCTCAGGCTCTTTCTGTCATTGAAAGTGTAATAAACGGGGGTGATGGCTATGCTAAAGCAGGTGATTGAGGCTTATGAGCTTCTGGATAGTGCAAGGGTAGATGGTTATACTGTGGCAGATTTTCTGAAGGGAAGGGGAGTAAAGGAAGTTGAAGTTACAACGATTGAGGGAGAAAAAGGATCCACCGACTTTGTTAAAATAGTCATCCCCGGAAAGGACAGCAAAGCTCCTAAATTAGGAATTATTGGGAGACTTGGTGGTATTGGAGCTAGGCCAGAAAGGATAGGGCTTGTCTCTGATGCAGATGGTGCAATTACTGCAATAGCAGTTGCTTTAAAGTTGGCAGACATGCAAAGCAATGGCGATATTCTCCCTGGGGATGTTATAATATCAACGCACATATGCCCAGATGCTCCTACTAAGCCTCATGAACCGGTTCCTTTCATGGACTCCCCCGTTGATATAGCTACTATGAACAAATATGAAGTTGACAAGAGAATGGATGCAATACTCTCAATAGACACAACTAAGGGAAATAGGATTATCAATATACGGGGATTCGCAATAACTCCTACGATTAAGGAAGGCTGGATTTTGAGAGTTAGTGAAGATCTTCTTGATATTATGGAATATGTGACTGGTAGAATGCCCGCTGTGGTTCCAATAACAATGCAGGATATAACTCCATATGGAAATGGCATTTATCATATTAATAGCATCGTGCAACCAGCAACTGCAACGGACGCTCCTGTTGTTGGTGTTGCAATTACCGCTGAAGTTCCTGTTCCTGGATGTGCGACTGGGGCTAGTCACGAGATTGATATAGAGCTAGCTGGCCGGTTCTGTATAGAGGTTGCTAAGGGATTTGGAGCTGGCAAGGTCAAGTTCTACGATGAAGACGAATTTAGAAGACTGGTGGAATTGTATGGAAGTATGAAGCATTTACAAACTCTAGGGAGGCTTGAAAAGTGAAAGTTGGGTTTATAACAATTGGCCAAAGCCCCAGAGTTGACGTTGTTCCTGAGATACTTCCCTATATACCTGGGGTTGATGTCATAGAATGCGGAGCTCTTGACGGCTTGTCTATGGATGAAATTAAAAGGCTCGCTCCCAGGGAAGGTGATTACGTCCTAGTAACGAGGCTCAGAGATGGAAGTGAAGTGAAACTTAGCCGGGACAAAATTGTGAAGAGATTGCAAGAGTGTATAGACTTCCTTGAGAGCAAGGGTGTTGATGTAATAGGACTACTGTGTACTGGAGAGTTCCCAGAGCTCTCATCAAAGAGTGCAATGTTGATAGAACCATCTAACCTGCTCATAAAGCTCGTTGAAGCTATTAACCCCAAAATCCTAGGCGTCGTAATTCCAGATAACGCCCAAATAGACATGACGAAGGACAAGTGGAGTAGGTGCTGTGATAAGGTAATTGTCGTTAGCTTCTCTCCCTATTCTGGGGATGAAAAAGAACTTCCTAACGTCTTGGAGCCCCTTAAGGATGCAGATCTGATAGTGCTTGATTGTATAGGATATCCGGCTAGAATTAAGTATATCGTTAAGAGGGCTCTAAATATTCCGGTTTTGTTGCCGAGGAGTGTTCTTGGAAAAGTAATAGCAGAACTGGGGGAGTGAAAATGAACATTTATGATGCATGTGAAGTTGCACTGAAGAAGTGTTTGGGGGTAAAGGAAGGAGAAATAGTCCTAATAATAGCTGATGAAAACACTAGAAAAATTGGATGGGCACTTTGGGAGAAGGCCAGAGAACTTAAAGCTGAAGCAATTTATACTGAGATAATTCCAAGGAAAGTGCACGGAGAAGAGCCACCAAAGCCTATTGCTGAAGCAATGAAATTTGCTGATGTTGTAATTGCCCCAACTACGAAATCCATAACACATACCTTAGCAAAGAAGGAGGCATGCGAAAGGGGAGTTAGAGTTGCAACACTCCCAGGAATAACGGAAGATGTATTCGTTAGGACTCTGAACGCTGACTATGATGAGATAGTAGAACTAACGAATAAAATCGCTGATATTCTCGACAGAGGGACTCAAGTAAGAATAGTCACAAGGCTTGGGACTGATATCAGCTTTTCGATAGAGGGAAGAAAGGCTAGGAGGAGTACTGGAGTTTACAAGAACCCAGGGGAATGTGGAAACCTACCTGGGGCGGAAGCATATATAGCTCCTGTCGAGGGGACTGGAAATGGTACTGTTGTTGTGGACGGTTCTATGGCTGGAATAGGCCTACTCAAGAACCCGATAAAGCTGACTTTTGTTGATGGTTATCTTGAAAAAATCGAAGGAGGTGATGAAGCAAGGAAATTGGAAGAAATATTGGCCCCATATGGAAAAGAAGCAAGAAACCTTGCGGAGTTTGGAGTGGGAACAAATCCCAACGCAAGGCTTAGTGGCAATATTTTAGAGGATGAGAAAGTCTTTGGAACTGTGCATATAGCTATAGGGAGTAACTATGATTTTGGAGGGAAAGTAAGGGCTCCTATACATCTTGACGGGATAATAAAGGAGCCTACTGTTTTTGTCGACGGAGAGATGGTGTTTAGGGATGGTAAACTACTCGTATAGTTTGTAGGTGAGTGAAATGGACAACGTTGAGAGAAAGCATCCATCCGCTCTTGAGCCTGGTGTTTTGGTTCTCAACATAGCGATGGCTGTCTTAGGCTCGATAATAGGTCTTGAGCTAATCACTAGACTTGGAATTACAACAAACACATCAATTATAGGTGCCCTTATAGCAATCCTCCTTGCAAGGATACCTATCAAGGTACTAAAAGCATTTCTTGACTTAAATAGACAAAATCTCGTTCAGACTGCAATATCTGGAGCAACCTTTGGTGCCGCAAATGCAATATTTCTCCCAATAGGTGTTACTTGGCTTTTAGGTAGACAAGACCTCTTAGTTCCGATGTGGATTGGTGCGACCCTTGCAGCGATAATCGATATGACAATGATATACTGGCTTTTTGACACTAGAATCTTTCCAGCAAAGAATCCATGGCCCCCAGGCATAGCTACCGCAGAAACTTTGATAGCTGCAGCTAAAAAAGGAAAAAGAGCAATGCTACTTTTATATGGCATGATAGCTGGTGGAATAGTGAGGTACTTAGGAATTCCAGCCGATATAGCTGGAGTTGCTTGGATTGGAAACATATGGGCCCTAACAATGTTCGGAATAGGCTTAATTGTTAGAGGTTATTCACCGAAGCTCTTTGGAGTTGACATCAATAAGTACTATGCTCCTCACGGAATAATGATAGGTGCTGGACTAGTGGCTTTGATCCAGATAATCCTAATAATATCAAAGAAAGCAAAGTCTATAAAAGAGGGAGAGCTTGATTACCCTCTAACTAGAACTGAAGAAGACATTAAGAAAGCTTTAACAAGAGGATTTGGCCTTTACCTTGTCATAGCCTTGGCTCTTGCGCTACTTGGTGGCCTATATACTGGAATGTCGGCGGGCATGTTCATTTGGTGGTTCGTATTCGCAGCAATAGCTGCCCTTGTTTCTGAGCTCATAGTTGGTCTATCGGCGATGCACGCTGGATGGTTCCCTGCGTTTGCAACAGCCTTGATATTCCTAATACTCGGTATCCTAATGGGATTCCCAGCTCCAGCCTTGGGTCTTTTAGTGGGATTCACTGCTGCAACTGGTCCTGCATTTGCAGATATGGGATACGACTTGAAGACTGGATGGATAATTAGAGGAGAAGGCAAGGACATAAAATTCGAACTAGAGGGAAGAAAACAACAGTATATAGCGGAGCTAACTGGTCTTATAATAGCAACTACAATGGTTGCACTCTTTGCAAAGACGTACTTATCTCAGAACTTAGTGCCACCCGTTGACAGGGTCTACGTGGCCACAATCAAAGCTGGTGCTAGCCCTGAAATAGCTAAATACCTAATAATGTGGGCAATCCCTGGGGCAATAGTTCAGGCAATTGGTGGACCAGACAGACAATTGGGTATCCTATTTGCAACGGGTCTTCTTATAAAGTATCCAATAGCGGGTATCACGGTGTTAGTGGCAATAGCAATTAGGCTTCTCGTTACAAAGATGTATAAAGAAGAGGGACAACAAGCTCTTTACGTCTTAGGTGCAGGTCTTATAGCGGGTTCAACACTCGTGAGCTTCTTCACATCGACACTTAAGATAGGGAAGAAGTAGTAGCTTTTTCTATTTTCTTTCCCTACTTTCTAAATTTTGGAGGTGTTAAAGTTGAAAATGTATGAATTTGAATTAGGGTTAGCGGCGGAAAAATTAGTTCGCGATATCCTCAATGTTAAAGATGGAGAAGTAGTGGCAATAACTGCGGATACGCTATCAAGTGAAGACGTTGTAAATGCAACTGCTCGAGAAGTTTTTAAATGTGGGGGGAAGCCTCTCGTACTCTGGATCCCAACCCCTCCGGGAGTTGGAAAAGCCGCGGACCCAGCTCTCCCACAGCGAGCATTGATTGGCATGTTAAAGGGTGTTGATATTTGGATAGAGTTTAACCATAACTGGCTGTTGTATTCAACCGTGTTTGATGAAGTACTCCAGGAGAATAAAGACCTTAGATATATCTGCTTAGTTGGCATGAACCCAGAGATTATGGTCAGGACTATTGGAAAGGTAAACATGGTAGCTCTAGCTGAATTTTTAGAGAAGCTCGGGGAGTTAACGAGTAGTGCCAGGGAAGTCAGGATAACGACGCCCGCTGGTACAGACGTTGAGTTCAGGAACAAAAAAGGTAGGCCTATAATAGTTCACTCAGGACGCGTGAATAAGGGAGAGTACGAAATGCTCCCTGGTCAGATAAGCTGGACTCCTAAATTAAAAACGATCTATGGCAAAATTGTTTTTGATGGATCTTTGTATCCCCCAATAGGTCTTCTAAGGGATCCAGTAACTTTGATCATTGAAAAAGGGAGAATAGTTGATATACAGGGAAAAAGAGAAGCTCAGGAATTTGAAAAATGGCTAGAGAGTTTTGAGGACGAGAATATGTATCAACTTGCCCATATCTCATATGGGTTTAATCCAGGCGCTAAACTCACCGGAAACATAGTAGAAGATGAAAGGGTCTGGGGTGCGACTGAGTGGGGCGTTGGCAATATTGGACCCAGATTGGTTCCTGACATCCCAGGTGGCGTTCCGGCGGCTTCTCATTCCGATGGGATATGCTTGAGGTCTTCAGTATGGTTAGATGACACTGCAATTATGAGCGAAGGGGAAGTTGTGAGTCCTCAATATCTTGTTGAGCTTGCAAATAAAGCCAGAAAGCTTGAAATGTGAGTGGGGGTAGCAAAGTGGAGATAATGACCATAATTAAAGGTAGGAGAGCAGTTAGAAAATTTGATGATAAACAAATTCCCCTACACGATCTCAAGGAAATTTTAGAGGCAGGGATATGGGCCCCGAGTGCCAGTAACATCCAACCCTGGGAATTTATCCTTGTAACAGAAAAACAGAAAATTGAAAAAATTAAATTAGTGTCCCCTGGGCTCTTTGGGAATCCAGCTGCTTTAGTAATATTATGTATCAACAAAGAAAGGGCGAAAAAAGGTGGAAGGTTGGGTGAGAAGTATGCTCTCATGGACATAGCAATGGCCGCTCAGAATATGATGCTGGTTGCGTACTCTAAGGGCATTGGTTCTTGTCCAGTTGTTTCTTTTAATAGAGTTGCAGTTAAGGAAATATTATCAATTCCAGAACATGTAGATCCAGTTCTGATACTCACCCTTGGATATCCAAAATTCTGGCCGAAGCCTCCAAAAAGACGAAAAGAGGTGATGCATCTTGAAGAATACGGAAACGTTATTGAATGATGACCATTTTAAATTAATAGTCTTTCTTATAACAAGTGCTCGAGGACTGTTAGGTGAACCATGTCTATATGGACCACTAAGATTGCTTGATGCTGCAATTAAAACTATAGAAATAATGGAAAAATATGGCAAAGTTCCCCCAGAGATTCTTGAAATAAAGCGAGAAATAGAGAACAAGAAAAATTTAGTAATGTACGATGAAGAGGAGTTTATGGCTTTTCTTGATGAATTATCCAGGAAAATAGCCAAGCTAATTAAATAAATATGGATGTTTTTCATTATTTTCCCAGTTAGAACCTATGAGTATTTGGCTCGCTTTCAATTCTCTTTTAGTCTTATTGGAACACTACCATCCTTCAGTGTGAAGACTGAACCAAACGTCTTTCAATTCTCTTTTAGTCTTATTGGAACAACTGGTATGGCCATCTGTTCTACTATCTCACCCGTCCTTTCAATTCTCTTCTAGTCTTATTGGAACGTGACCGAGATCTACCAGCGCTACACCGGGGTGTGCTCTTTCAATTCTCTTCTAGTCTTATTGGAACCTCCACCATAGTGACACCCCCAAAGAAAAGAGAAATCCTTTCAATTCTCTTCTAGTCTTATTGGAACGCGATCAGCTCCTCGACTCTTTCCGCGTCCTCAACGGATG encodes the following:
- a CDS encoding OPT/YSL family transporter, translating into MDNVERKHPSALEPGVLVLNIAMAVLGSIIGLELITRLGITTNTSIIGALIAILLARIPIKVLKAFLDLNRQNLVQTAISGATFGAANAIFLPIGVTWLLGRQDLLVPMWIGATLAAIIDMTMIYWLFDTRIFPAKNPWPPGIATAETLIAAAKKGKRAMLLLYGMIAGGIVRYLGIPADIAGVAWIGNIWALTMFGIGLIVRGYSPKLFGVDINKYYAPHGIMIGAGLVALIQIILIISKKAKSIKEGELDYPLTRTEEDIKKALTRGFGLYLVIALALALLGGLYTGMSAGMFIWWFVFAAIAALVSELIVGLSAMHAGWFPAFATALIFLILGILMGFPAPALGLLVGFTAATGPAFADMGYDLKTGWIIRGEGKDIKFELEGRKQQYIAELTGLIIATTMVALFAKTYLSQNLVPPVDRVYVATIKAGASPEIAKYLIMWAIPGAIVQAIGGPDRQLGILFATGLLIKYPIAGITVLVAIAIRLLVTKMYKEEGQQALYVLGAGLIAGSTLVSFFTSTLKIGKK
- a CDS encoding AroM family protein; amino-acid sequence: MKVGFITIGQSPRVDVVPEILPYIPGVDVIECGALDGLSMDEIKRLAPREGDYVLVTRLRDGSEVKLSRDKIVKRLQECIDFLESKGVDVIGLLCTGEFPELSSKSAMLIEPSNLLIKLVEAINPKILGVVIPDNAQIDMTKDKWSRCCDKVIVVSFSPYSGDEKELPNVLEPLKDADLIVLDCIGYPARIKYIVKRALNIPVLLPRSVLGKVIAELGE
- a CDS encoding DUF1177 domain-containing protein; translation: MAMLKQVIEAYELLDSARVDGYTVADFLKGRGVKEVEVTTIEGEKGSTDFVKIVIPGKDSKAPKLGIIGRLGGIGARPERIGLVSDADGAITAIAVALKLADMQSNGDILPGDVIISTHICPDAPTKPHEPVPFMDSPVDIATMNKYEVDKRMDAILSIDTTKGNRIINIRGFAITPTIKEGWILRVSEDLLDIMEYVTGRMPAVVPITMQDITPYGNGIYHINSIVQPATATDAPVVGVAITAEVPVPGCATGASHEIDIELAGRFCIEVAKGFGAGKVKFYDEDEFRRLVELYGSMKHLQTLGRLEK
- a CDS encoding DUF917 domain-containing protein, whose protein sequence is MRIKINEEMAEFAVIGGAFFGGGGGGNIELGLRHAKLALELGDVVLVDIDDLPQDSTIVTVSLVGAPSSKEAFVTPSHMIKAFECMKDEIGEIAGVITSENGGYSTINGWIQAAVFEIPVVDAPADGRAHPTGVMGSLGLHNLPGYVSTQVGVGGNREKGKYVEVVAKGSVLSTSRIIREAAVEAGGLIAVVRNPVSVKYVKENAALGAIKKAIDVGKIILRYKEDPGKMAEELCSKLGGKVVGEGRVVKYWLESRGGFDIGRIIIADENRREVELVFWNEFMKLQSNGIELAKFPDLIVLLDKQTGLPLTSAEVKVGDQVIVLIVPKEKIPLGSGVLDPQALSVIESVINGGDGYAKAGD
- a CDS encoding DUF6092 family protein, which codes for MKNTETLLNDDHFKLIVFLITSARGLLGEPCLYGPLRLLDAAIKTIEIMEKYGKVPPEILEIKREIENKKNLVMYDEEEFMAFLDELSRKIAKLIK
- a CDS encoding aminopeptidase translates to MYEFELGLAAEKLVRDILNVKDGEVVAITADTLSSEDVVNATAREVFKCGGKPLVLWIPTPPGVGKAADPALPQRALIGMLKGVDIWIEFNHNWLLYSTVFDEVLQENKDLRYICLVGMNPEIMVRTIGKVNMVALAEFLEKLGELTSSAREVRITTPAGTDVEFRNKKGRPIIVHSGRVNKGEYEMLPGQISWTPKLKTIYGKIVFDGSLYPPIGLLRDPVTLIIEKGRIVDIQGKREAQEFEKWLESFEDENMYQLAHISYGFNPGAKLTGNIVEDERVWGATEWGVGNIGPRLVPDIPGGVPAASHSDGICLRSSVWLDDTAIMSEGEVVSPQYLVELANKARKLEM
- a CDS encoding aminopeptidase — translated: MNIYDACEVALKKCLGVKEGEIVLIIADENTRKIGWALWEKARELKAEAIYTEIIPRKVHGEEPPKPIAEAMKFADVVIAPTTKSITHTLAKKEACERGVRVATLPGITEDVFVRTLNADYDEIVELTNKIADILDRGTQVRIVTRLGTDISFSIEGRKARRSTGVYKNPGECGNLPGAEAYIAPVEGTGNGTVVVDGSMAGIGLLKNPIKLTFVDGYLEKIEGGDEARKLEEILAPYGKEARNLAEFGVGTNPNARLSGNILEDEKVFGTVHIAIGSNYDFGGKVRAPIHLDGIIKEPTVFVDGEMVFRDGKLLV
- a CDS encoding nitroreductase family protein produces the protein MTIIKGRRAVRKFDDKQIPLHDLKEILEAGIWAPSASNIQPWEFILVTEKQKIEKIKLVSPGLFGNPAALVILCINKERAKKGGRLGEKYALMDIAMAAQNMMLVAYSKGIGSCPVVSFNRVAVKEILSIPEHVDPVLILTLGYPKFWPKPPKRRKEVMHLEEYGNVIE